A window of Rhododendron vialii isolate Sample 1 chromosome 11a, ASM3025357v1 contains these coding sequences:
- the LOC131308801 gene encoding frataxin, mitochondrial-like, whose amino-acid sequence MHDLLEKLEGYGDSVDIDDFDIDYGNQVLTLKLGTLGTYVVNKQTPNRQIWMSSPLSGPSRFDWDRDAQAWIYRRTKSNLFEVLESELEQLCGQSINLS is encoded by the exons ATGCATGACCTGTTAGAGAAATTAGAG GGATATGGGGATTCGGTTGATATTGATGATTTTGATATAGATTATGGG AACCAGGTATTAACCCTAAAGCTGGGGACTCTGGGCACCTATGTGGTGAACAAACAAACACCCAATAGACAAATTTGGATGTCTTCCCCCCTGAG TGGTCCATCCAGGTTTGATTGGGATCGGGATGCTCAAGCTTGGATTTATAGGCGGACTAAGTCAAATTTGTTCGAAGTTTTAGAAAGCGAGTTGGAGCAATTGTGTGGTCAATCCATCAATCTTTCTTAA
- the LOC131308803 gene encoding multiple organellar RNA editing factor 8, chloroplastic/mitochondrial-like: protein MATTRMILTRSLFTTKRTLSSLLSRSSVVSLSAPPPSPLISPPPSPFSARSSPSPPTSADYLRRPPRAATRPGERLRLSTIRTSLPGDDAARRLQFRLRPCKEHWLVVLEEPEADPTRDEIIDSYIKTPAEVVGRFDFLFLSPSR, encoded by the exons ATGGCGACCACTCGCATGATCTTAACCCGCTCTCTCTTCACCACCAAGCGAACTCTCTCTTCCCTCCTCTCTCGCTCCTCCGTCGTTTCTCTCTCCgcccctcccccctcccccctcatctctcctcctccctctccattCTCCGCCCGCTCGTCGCCATCGCCGCCAACTTCCGCCGACTATCTCCGTCGACCACCGCGCGCGGCTACGCGACCCGGAGAGCGTCTTCGTCTCTCAACAATCCGAACCAGCCTCCCAGGAGACGATGCTGCCCGACGGTTGCAATTTAGGCTCCGTCCCTGCAAAG AGCACTGGCTTGTCGTATTGGAGGAGCCCGAGGCTGACCCCACAAGGGATGAAATTATTGACAGCTACATTAAAACCCCAGCCGAGGTCGTGGGGAGGtttgattttctctttctctcgcCGTCTCGTTAG
- the LOC131308804 gene encoding uncharacterized protein LOC131308804 has product MEELISQFTFLSDRSLQDKNFDPSAIEDLMKLFEVEAYKSWVAMELDQQKEEQEAVDSVKEAEEWLDSAMESAMAEFRRFEEEMDREAEEELRGLVQVGESAWKVGKLMENAATVASKRYIEAAMNSAGASMRSAWKGISSNSKKVHPS; this is encoded by the coding sequence atggaagaaCTCATCTCCCAATTCACCTTCCTCTCCGATCGGTCACTCCAAGACAAGAACTTCGATCCGTCCGCGATCGAGGATCTCATGAAACTCTTCGAGGTCGAGGCTTACAAGTCGTGGGTCGCAATGGAGCTCGACCAGcagaaagaagaacaagaagcagTGGACTCCGTGAAGGAAGCGGAGGAGTGGTTGGACTCTGCCATGGAAAGCGCCATGGCGGAGTTCCGGCGGTTCGAAGAGGAAATGGACCGAGAGGCCGAGGAAGAGCTGCGGGGTTTGGTTCAAGTGGGTGAATCTGCTTGGAAGGTGGGAAAGTTGATGGAAAATGCAGCCACCGTTGCTTCCAAGAGGTACATCGAGGCTGCGATGAATTCGGCTGGCGCTTCGATGAGATCGGCTTGGAAGGGGATTTCTTCGAATTCCAAAAAGGTTCATCCTTCTTGA
- the LOC131308800 gene encoding uncharacterized protein At1g10890: protein MARDEDLSRSRPYRRRYSPSPSPSPVKHSRYSRRSRRDRSRSPYSYTRQRSRSISPRRRRSPSPTPRRHKTRSPTPRHYRRHRSISTSLSPITKLRSPSTGSKEHKNAGVKVRKEDEEEKKRRQQEAEMKLIEEETAKRVEEAIRKKVEESLDSEETKLEVRRQLEEGRNKLLDEVAAQLEKEKEAALIESKQKEEQARKQKEELERMLEENRRKVEEAQRREALEQQRREEERYRELEELQRQKEEAMRRKKQQEEEERANQLKLLGKNKTRPKVSFAIGFK from the exons ATGGCTAGGGATGAGGATTTGTCGCGGTCGCGGCCGTACAGGCGGAGGTATTCGCCATCGCCATCGCCGTCGCCTGTGAAGCACAGCAGGTATAGCAGGAGAAGCCGGAGGGATAGAAGCCGATCTCCGTATTCTTATACCAG GCAAAGAAGTCGTTCAATTTCCCCTCGACGCCGCAGAAGTCCATCTCCAACTCCAAGACGGCACAAGACTCGGTCTCCAACACCAAGACATTATAGGAGACACAGAAGTATTAGTACTTCATTATCTCCTATAACTAAATTGCGCAGTCCAAGTACTGGGTCAAAAGAGCACAAAAATGCTGGTGTAAAAGTGagaaaagaagatgaagaagagaagaaaag GCGTCAACAAGAGGCGGAAATGAAACTGATAGAAGAAGAAACTGCAAAAAGAGTGGAAGAAGCAATACGGAAGAAAGTTGAAGAGAGCTTGGACTCTGAGGAAACTAAGCTCGAAGTACGGAGGCAATTGGAGGAAGGTAGAAATAAACTTCTTGATGAGGTTGCGGCTCAACTTGAAAAAGAGAAGGAAGCTGCTCTCATTGAGTCAAAGCAAAAAGAG GAACAAGCTCGAAAGCAGAAAGAAGAGCTGGAAAGGATGCTTGAAGAGAACAGGAGGAAGGTGGAAGAAGCTCAGAGAAGGGAAGCTTTAGAGCAGCAGCGAAGGGAGGAGGAACGTTATCGAGAACTGGAGGAGCTTcaaagacaaaaagaagagGCAATGCGAAGGAAGAAGCAGCAAGAGGAAGAAGAACGTGCAAACCAGCTCAAGTTGTTGGGCAAGAACAAAACCAGGCCGAAAGTGTCGTTTGCAATTGGCTTCAAATGA